The genomic region GCCTCTTTGCAGACAAAAGTCAACCAGGCGACAGACTAATAAATTTCTTTCATCTCCCGCTCACGGTCACGCACTTCCTGCTCCCGGCTCTCAAGCACTTCCCAACCATCCTGAGTCAACAGTTCAAGCTGCGCTTCAACAAGCGTGCGGAAACGGGCACGATAAATCGATGCCTGCTTTTTCAGTTCTTCCACTTCCAAAGCAATTTTACGTGATTTGCCCAACGATTCGTTCACGATCCGGTCTGCATTTTTCTCTGCTTCCTTCACGATCAACTGCGCTTCTTTCTTCGCATTATTCTTCACATCATCAGCAGCTTCCTGCGCAATGATGATCGTTTTGCTAAGCGTTTCTTCAATCGTGGCAAAATGATCCAGCTTTTCCTGAACGGACAGCAACTGATTGCTCAGCTCTTTGTTCTCGCGAATGACGCCTTCGTAATCTTTGATGACTTGATCCAGGAATTCATTGACTTCATCCTCGTCATACCCGCGCAAACGTCGGGAAAATTCCTTGTTGTGTATGTCCAGCGGCGTTAATGGCATGCTGTCCACCTCCTGTTAAAGTTCCTTCCCGTCCAGAGAAGGTTTGCAGCATAAAGCTTTGACTTAATGTATATCGGATACACCTCGTAATTTTTACACCTTTATGATAAACATTTCGACAAGAAAGCCAATTTTCCTGCAACAGAATCAGGCAAATTTGCCGATTTTCACTCGGCAACGCCCTTTTTTAGTCATCCCATCCTGTTCCATAACCTTGAAACGGCCAAATCCCTGTATGGATACGACATCACCCGCTTTTAGCGATTTGGAGGGATCTTCCTCAACTTTCCAGTTCACACGGCAGCGACCAGCTTTGATCGGCACCAGCACTTTACTGCGACTAAGCCGATACACATCTGCACAGATTCCATCCAAACGAAGCGAAGCGACCGTAATGTCCATTGTCTCCAGTTTACTCTCTGACCATCGCATCTGATCCAAAGGAAGTAACTCTGTGAACACATGTAACCGATGCACCTGATTCAGTTGAAGCGATAAAAAAGCGCCGGTTTCCGCCGCCACCACTGTATGGCAACCGTCCTCCAGCACTTGGATATCCCCGATCTTTCCACGTTTCATCCCAAGCCCGAGCAGGGAACCCATGTAGTCCCCATGCTCCAGCTCCGAGATTTTCTGATTATCAGACGTGATACTCAGCACCTGCATACCCATATCCTCATCATCCAGATACATATAATCAGGTGCAACCAACGCACGCTTGCGCTCAGCAGCCTCGTAACCACCATCCAGACGAATCTGAACATCATTACGTCGATTGGCAAGAGTTTGTAAAATAAAAACCTGTCTTGGGTCAAGAAAGTCAGTTAGCTTCATATCATGATACTTGCCTGCCCGCTCAACCCAATCCGAAGCTTTATCTACGAAATCTCGCTCATCATGGCTAAAATGTTCGTAAATTTCACCGCTCATCTATGTCACCCTACCCTAATATACAAAATACCGAAGTATGGAGATCAGCCCATTCAGCGCGAGTTGTAGAACGATCAGCGCCACAATTGGGGAAATATCCAGCACTCCGAACAAAGGCGGGATAAATCGACGGAAAGGTCTTAGGTAAGGCTCCACAAATTTGCCTATCCATTCACCGATGAAGCTTTCCCGCGCATTGGGAAGCCAAGACATCAATATGTAGACAATGACCATGTAAAAGTAAATCTGGTATAACGTGTACAACACGCTTTCAATCTGATACAAAAGTGGCTCACCTCATTCTGTTATAATCTTGCTCGCTGTCAGCCAGTATTTCCGTAATTGAGCCCTGAATTTCAACCGTATCTGGCGTACAGAGAAAAATGTTTCCGCCGATTTTGGAAATACCGCCACCCAATGCGTATACTGTGCCACTCAAAAAATCAATAACTCGCAGCGCTTGGTCCTGACGTATTCGTTGCAAGTTCACCACAACGGTACGATGCGAACGCAGATGGTCGGCAATTTCCTGAGCCTCGTCATAAGAACGTGGTTCATACAGGACAACTTTAACATTTTTCTGGGAATGAATGCTCACCACATTATTCCCCCTTTGGTTTCTACGTTTATCGAGACTGGAGGTTTCAGCTTCCTGCTGTTCAGGTTCATTTTCCTCCTGCGCAGCCATCCGTTCACGTTCCACAATCTCTTCCTCTTCCTGAAGTCCGAGGAAATTCATAAATTTATTCATTACGCCCATCGTGAACCCTCCTCTTTTCCTACGAGAATCGATCCTAGCCGTACCCAGGTTGCCCCTTCTTCAATGGCCACTTCAAAATCATTGGACATCCCCATCGACAGTTCAGTCAATGGTTCTGCTGTAAGGGCTTGTCCATTCAGTTGATCTCTCAGCTCACGCAATCCACGAAATACGGGACGCGTCAGCTCCGGATTTTCCTCATGAGGTGCCATGGTCATCAGGCCGACGACCTTGAGATTGTTGAACGAACGAATATCACGCAAAAATGAACTTGCCTGTTCAGGCTGTAAACCATACTTGCTCTCTTCACCCGAAATATTCACCTGCAAAAACGTTTCCACCTGGATGCCAAGTGAAGCTGCTTTCTTATCCAACTCCTTCGCCAATGACAAACGATCCAGTGAATGTATGTAACGAAACTTGCCTATCACGTCTTTCACCTTGTTCGTCTGCAAATGACCGATAAAGTGCCAGGTGCCCTGTTGACCAAATGCTTCCCATTTGGCCTGTGCATCCTGCCACCGATTTTCTCCAATATGCTCAAGACCATGCTCCAGCACCGATCCCGTTGTTTCAAGTGAGACGTACTTCGTGACCGCAATCACGTTCACATCATCACGTTGACGGTTACTGCGCCGACATGCATCTTCAATCTTATGGTTCACCTGTTGTATACGCTCCTCCAAAGACACAGAGGGTCACCTCTCTTCCAGCCCAATCCAGCTCGCCATCCGCCCTGTAATCCCATTTTCCTTCCGATAGGAGAAAAATAGTTCGGGATGACAACTTGTACACCATGTTGTACATTCGATATGATCCGGCATTATTCCTGCTTTCATCATAATGTGTCGATTACATTCTTTCAAGTTTAACATCGTTTTGCCGTTATTCACGGGTCGATATGCTTGTTTAGAAGCAGAATCCTCGTATTTATCATTAACCGGGGAATCCTCAAACCAAACCCGCACATGCTGCATAACCGCCTCATCCACTTCATAACAGCAATCCCCAATGGACGGACCGATAGCAGCCCGGATATCCTGTCTACGGCTTCCATACTCCCGTTCCATCGTCTCCACCATGGATACAGCGATACCCGCGACTGTACCTTTCCAACCCGCATGAGCAAGGCCAACAGCCTGCTGTACAGGGTCGTAGAAATAAAGGGGAACACAGTCTGCATAGAAAGAAGTCAGCAGCACCCCGGGCACATTCGAGACCAATCCATCCGTATCCTGCAGCGCAGAGTGACGATCAAGTAATCCTCTGCTCCGATCTTCAGCGGTTATTACAGCCACATGTTTGCCATGCACCTGCTCTCCACAAGTCCAGGCTTCTGCTGCAAAGCCAATCTTCTCGGTTACAAGCCTGCGGTTGTTAAGTACAACTTCCGGATCATCCCCCACATGATAAGCACAATTGAGCGTAGCGTAGGGAGAATTTCCGACTCCACCATGTCTTGTCGTAAACCCGACCGTCAACATTTCAAACTGCTGTCTCCAAGGCTCAACATATAATAATAACGGGTCAGAACCGAAATCTGAGTTAGGATTCTCTGTCCGTTCAAGTAATTCCTTATTCAATACAAAGGGTTCCATTCTCTCACCTCACCACTTCCAGTGTACCAAATGAGCCACATTCTGTCTCATTTATATCGTTCGACGCTGATTACGTTCCGAACGCTCAAGGCGTTCCACACGTTCTGTACGGTTATGTTGCTGTTCATCATACAGACGTGCTTCCCGATCACGCTCATCATACGTATTCTCCTTTACTTCATCCATCTTAACCAAAATCACATCTGAACCAATCTTCACAATATTTCTCCAGGGAATCACCAGATCCGTTCCCCCGCCAAAGAGCCCCATAAAACGGCTGTACCCTGGTACAACAATCGCTTCAATTCGTCCCTGCTTCAGATCAAGCTCCAGGTCACTGATCTGCCCCAGACGTTTACCATCCGTAATGTTAATAACATCCTTTGTCTGAAAGTCCGAGATTTTCATGCCTCGTGCCGCTACTTCGCTCGTATTTACTTTCATTCATTTCCGCCCCCCTGTTAGTCCTCTTCTGCCCGTTCCTCACGCTTCTATACAATATATGTTTCAGGGGCGAAAAATGTCCTGTTTTTCATCGAATGTGGAAAGGACCAAAGCAAAAAGACGACCAACGGTATACATTACCCCGATTGATCGTCCTCCTGCCCTTGCATCGTGTTACGACTTTACATGTTTTTGCATCTGCTGTATCGCTGATTTCTCCAGACGTGATACCTGAGCCTGGGAAATGCCAATTTCATCAGCCACTTCCATCTGGGTTTTTCCTTCGAAAAACCGCATCGACAGAATCATTTTTTCCCGCTGACCAAGACGATGCATTGCTTCCCGGAGCGCTATTTCCTCGATCCACGACACATCCTTGTTTCTGTCATCACTGATCTGATCCATGACATAGATCGGATCTCCACCATCATGATAGATCGGTTCGAAGAGCGAGACCGGATCCTGAATGGCGTCCAATGCAAAAACAACATCTTCCTTCGGCACATTCAGTACTTCCGCAATTTCGAATATCGTCGGTTCCCGGGAATTTTTATTCGTCAGGCTGTCACGGACCTGAAGTGCTTTGTAAGCAATGTCCCTCAAGGACCGAGATACCCGAATCGGGTTATTATCACGCAGGTATCGACGGATTTCACCGATAATCATCGGCACCGCGTAGGTTGAAAATTTGACATTCTGGGATAAATCAAAATTATCAATGGCTTTCATCAGGCCGATGCAACCAACCTGGAACAGATCATCGACAAACTCCCCCCGATTGTTAAAGCGCTGAATGACACTGAGTACCAGACGCAGGTTGCCATTCACTAATTTCTCTCTTGCTGAGCGATCATGGTGTTGCTGAAGGGAATGAAACAATTCCCGCATTTCAGTGTTGGTGAGGACAGGCAATTTTGCGGTGTCCACGCCACAAATCTCGACTTTGTTTCGGGTCATCGTGATTTACCTCCCAAGGAGAAACATTAATGTACATTATCTCCGGGGCAGGCTTTTTTATTCGTACTTGGCATCCTTGCCAGTAATACCCATTCTGACCAACAATGTATTTCAGACCATTTTATTGAACTCCTTGCGGAGTCTTTTAATGATTCTTTTTTCGAGTCGAGAGATGTAGGATTGGGAGATTCCAAGTAGATCCGCCACATCTTTTTGAGTCTTTTCTTCCCCATCCGTCAAGCCAAAACGAAGCTCCATAATCATTCGCTCGCGCTCCGTTAATTTTTCCAGTGCTTTGTGCAAAAGCTTCCGGTCTACCTGCTCTTCAATATTCCGATAGATTGTATCGTTTTCTGTACCCAGTACATCGGATAATAATAGTTCATTTCCATCCCAATCAATGTTGAGCGGTTCGTCAAAAGAAACTTCAGTTCGGATCTTACTATTGCGTCGCAGGTACATCAAAATTTCATTTTCGATGCAACGGGAAGCGTATGTTGCCAGTTTGATTTTCTTTTCGGGGTCGAATGTATTGACTGCCTTAATCAATCCGATCGCTCCAATGGAGACCAAATCTTCAATATTGATTCCTGTATTCTCAAATTTGCGTGCGATGTATACCACCAGACGCAGGTTGCGCTCAATGAGCATCGCGCGAATGGCCGAGTCTCCCGAGGATAATTTTTGCAGTAAAAATTCTTCCTCTTCACGTGTCAATGGTGGCGGAAGCGCCTCACTTCCCCCAATATAATAGATCTCTTCACTTTTGAGCCCCAACAAAAATAACAGACGGTAATATTGCAGCTGCGCCACCAGTTTCCATTTCACAAGCATGTACGTTCCTCCTATACCACATTCAGCGGCTTTTCTGTTGCTCCCGCAGAGAGAGCCGTAGACTGCGCAGAAGCAGCGTCTTGCACAAGTTCAGGATGAATCACGGCCTGGTATTTCCCATCCGACGACAACACACCTCCATCCAGCCCAATAAGTACCCTTGTCGTCTCATAACATGTTTCCTCCATCGTTACCTTCACCCGGTCCGGTTTCATCGCCAGCATAAACGCAGTCCCTTTGTTAATGCCCCGATAGGGCACAAGCCGCAGTCGATCCTGCCACTGAAAACTTTCCTGATTAAGCTCCATAATAAGGTTGTCCGGCGCCTCGTCCTTGAGTCTGCCCTTCCATGAAGCCGGCAGCATGTCTTGCCATAACGAAACCTCCATCACCATGACCGGCATGCGCGATAAGGGATCCGTGAGTTGATTGCCCGTATCCAGAAGGCCTGTACAAGAAATGACTACCTCATCGATGCAGACCTCAACTTTGCCCAAATAGGTCGTCATGCGATCCGTTTTACGTTTCGAGCTTTGCACAGCTTTGAATAATAACAGGACAGCGAAAAATACGATAAACGTGAACCAGAAGGCAATCTTCAGATCAAACGACATGCCGCCTGAAGCTGTGAACCAAATGCCGTTAAACAGCTCTCCGGAGCTCTGAAGCATGTAATGCACACCCAGAATACCTCCGGCAGCGACAAAATTAATCACATAGAAGGTACCGAGCGTCCTCGCAAAAGCCTGCAGACCCTTAAAACCAAAAGCAATCGTAAGCATGACCAGCGAGAACCCGAACTTGATCAAAAAGGTGAACATAAAATCAAACTCCGGTACAAACATCATGACCACGTATAATGCGCCCACAATGGCTGATAGCAACCATCTCCACCAGACCAGCTTTGTTTTGCGCATCCAGGCGGTCAGTCCGATGAGTGCACCGTCAATACACAGGTTTGTCAAAAAAATAAGATCCACATACACAATCAAACTCTTCACCTGCCTGCGCGTAACATATCGAAATATCAGTATCCCGGTATTCCGATATTCCTGAGCATATTCACAAGTATACGGAGCCCCCTGTTCAAAGTCTGTCTAATCATGGGGGTGTGTTTCCAACTTTTTTTGTCGGAATTGCTCAGGCCCGTTGTTCAGAATTTGTTCAATGCTGTATGCTATGATATCTAAAAAAAACAGAAAAAACCCGGTCACTCCATCAGGAGCACCGGGTTTTGGATAAATCGATATGTGTATTAATCGTTGTTATTATTGCGTGAACGATTGCGTAAAAATGTCGGAATATCCAGCTGATCATTGCTCGGCTGATTTCCGAAAGGACGCAGGTTCGGCGAACGCGTATCCGTTGTCTCCGCTGTTGCTGGAGCTGGCTTACGTCCTGGTGGTGGTGGAGCAGGTTTATCTTCAAAACCGGTTGCAATAACCGTAACCTTAATCTCCTCTTTCAGGTCTTCGTCAATGATGGCACCAAAGATCATATTCACTTCCGGGTCGGAAGCAGACGTTACGATCTCTGCAGCTTCGTTCACTTCATACAGGGACAGATTAACGCCACCCGTAATGTTCATGATTACGCCGCGAGCACCTTCAATCGAAGTTTCAAGCAAAGGACTCATAATGGCTTTCCGCGCTGCTTCTGCGGCACGATTCTCACCAGTTGATTCACCAATTCCCATAAGCGCAGAACCACGTTCATGCATAATCGTTTTGACGTCAGCAAAGTCAAGGTTGATCAGACCCGGTACAGCGATCAAATCAGAGATACCTTGTACAGCTTGACGAAGTACGTTATCCGCTTGACGGAATGCTTCAAGCATCGGAGTCTTTTTGTCTACGATCTCGAGCAAACGATCATTAGGAATCACGATCAGTGTGTCGACTTTTTCTTTGAGAGCTTCAATACCTTGCTCTGCATGGCTGGAACGCTTGCGTCCTTCGAATGTAAATGGACGAGTCACGACACCAACGGTAAGTGCACCACACTCTTTAGCGATTTCGGCAATAACCGGAGCCGCACCTGTACCTGTACCGCCGCCCATACCGGCTGTAACAAATACCATGTCTGCACCTTTCAACGTGTTCATGATCAGATCGCGAGATTCTTCCGCTGCTTTTTTACCTACATCCGGATTGGCACCCGCACCAAGACCACGAGTCAATTTATCACCGATTTGCAATTTATGCTCGGATTTCGCCAGGTGTAACGCCTGAGCATCCGTATTCACCGTAATAAATTCAACACCTTGTACACCATTTTCAATCATACGGTTGACTGCATTGCTTCCGCCGCCGCCTACACCGATGACTTTAATTTGAGCCAAGCTCTCCATCTCGAAATCAAATTCCAACATATTATTCCATCTCCCCCTCAATGTGCATGGATGGCCCGTCCAATTTTTGATTTGAACCGAATCAATTTCATATATCGACGAACGAAAGCGTTTATTTTAGTACCGGCGCATTCAGACGGCTTCAAGAATGTATGAAATGGATCCAACCTGTTATATAAATTCACTGAACATATTCTTCAGCCGTTCGAACAGACCGGGTTTTTGCTCCGATTCCTGTGCCGCATTCGGCTTCGGACGGTTGGTCGGTTTCTTGTTGTTATTATTATTGTTGTTATTTCCACCGCCGTTATTGATCGAGGGACGAATACGCAAACTGCGAATTACACTATGCAATATGCCGACTCCGCTTGTGAAACCAGGGTCACGCACACCAATATAATCCGGGACTGCAACTCGTACCGAAGCAGCCAGCTCATGTTGAGCAACCTGCAGAACCCCCGGCATAGAGACCGTACCTCCCGTTAGTATATAACCTCCAGGAAGCTCGTTGTAACCAAGACGCTTCACTTCTTGAGAGATCATCTGGAATATTTCCTGAACCCGAGGTTCAATAATAGCCGCCAGATCCTCCTGTGAAAATTCCTTGTCTACATTACTGCCGATTCGGGTTACTTTGAACATAACATCCGCAGCAGCATCATCCAACCAGGCGCAGCCATATTTCAGTTTCACTTTCTCCGCTTGATCGGTTAACGTGCGTAGGCCATAGGCGATATCATTCGTTACAAACTCCCCGCCAATAGGCAACGTTGATGTTGCGACAAGACTGTCTTCTTCAAAAATGGCGATGGTTGTTGCACCTGCTCCAATATCAACAAGCACGGAACCCATCGTTTTTTCATCTTTGGACAAAGCCAGTTGACCCGCTCCAAGCGACATGAGAACCAGATCGCTTACTTTCAGACCCGCTTTTTCCACGCAGCGCAAAAGATTATGTATCGCGGTTTTTGCACCCGTAATGATCGTTGCTTCAACTTCCAGACGAACACCAATCATACCACGGGGGTCCTGTATGCCCTCCAAGCCATCTACAACATATTGCTTGGCGACAACATCAATAATTTCCCGTTCCGGCGGAACTGCAATCACTTCGGCTGCTTTCAACACCCGCTCCATGTCTTCTTCTCCGATCTCACGATCCTCGTTAGACACAGCCACGACGCCGTGACTGCTCATCAGTCCGATATGATTTCCTGAGATTCCAACATACACTTCGGATATTTGAATACCTACCATACGTTCTGCATGATCCACTGCGTTGCGAATCGATTGCACCGTCTGATCGATATCTACGATTACACCTTTGCGAATTCCCTCCGAGTCGGCAGATCCAACTCCTATAATATTAAAGGTTCCATTATTAATTTCCCCAATAATAGCGCGAATTTTGGATGTACCGATGTCCAAACTAACAATGATGTCATTGTTGCTCAAGTCTGTGGCACCTCCTGACTCCAATAGTAAGATACGTTCGGGTTTAAACACTCTTAAAACATATTCAACACACTTCAGGCTTTCCCTCTTTTTTCTACAATGTTTTTGGGTGTCAAAATCTGGTTGCGAGACATAAAACCTTGAAGAAAAAAGAAGGAGGCAACTCATGTGCCATAAGTTCAAGTGTATCATTTTTTCTTCATCTCAGAAAGAACAAGTTTCATTGCTCTGACGGGGCCAAACCCCGACCCGCCTAGGCTTTCATATTCAGTTCAGCCTCAAAGATGGCAAAGATCAGGGGGTTGCTCCCGGTTCAGCATCATCTTCCGGGTCATCCGGGATGAAAGGAACATAAGTATCTGCTTCAAGCATGGTGATTTTCCCAGGGCGTTCGGTCTCAATCACTTGATTCAGATACTCCACTTTATCCGATAAAAGAGAGACGGTTGTAATTACTTCAAACTGTGATTTGGTATACATCCGAATCTGATCCGGAAACGAAGGCGTAGGGTTCGGAATAATCTCCGAAATATCCGTCGTCAATTCGTTTGGAATTTTAGCCAGGGTCTCGCTCAGTTCGGCTTTGAGCGGATCATCCGCCTTCCATTGGGTCAATATCGGCTTCTCTACAGCAACACCGATTGTTGCTGGCACTGTCAAGCTTGTCCCGCTGGCTAATATCGCTTTTAACGTACCATCCGTACCAAGTTCATACGCAACCGTGGCATATTCCTGAACTTTGATATGAATAATGCCTGGAAATTGCTTGTCCACGGTAACGGTTGAGATCGCCTTGATACTCTTGAGACGCTCGATTACCTCCGCAGCACTTGTCCCAAAAAATTGATCGCCTTCTTTCAGACCGCTTTTCTCCAGCAGTTCTGAAGTCGCTGTGTATACATTACCCGTAATTTCAACTGCCGAAATCCGACTCATGGAAGAACGAAAGAATAATACAGCGAGCAATACAATAAATAGTAATAACAGAATAATTACAATTTTGCGGCTTGTGTTTCCTTTTGGCCGATTCTTCTTCAGAACCGGAATTTGACTTTTAGGCATAAGTAGCGCTCCACAAAGCCTCAGGTCCCCTCCCTTCAAGAAGGGGACGCCAAGGACGTTAATTGGCAAAATCCAACTCTTTCGAAACGGGCGACTGTCGCTCAACCGATGCTCCAAGACTCTGGAATAACTTCTCGATCTGATCGTATCCCCGGTCAATATGATGCACTTGCTCCACAACCGTTTTGCCTTGAGCAGCCAGACCTGCAATAACCAGAGCTGCACCTGCACGAAGATCGGTTGCTTCCACTGTAGCCCCGTACAGACGGGGAACACCACGGATAAATGCTGCGTTCAGATCGACTGAAATATCAGCCCCCATCACATTCAGCTCATCCACATGTTTGAATCGACCCTCGAATACCGTTTCCTTCATCACACTGAATCCGTCTGCCAGACTGAGCAACACCATGATTTGTGATTGCAGATCTGTCGGAAACGAAGGATACGGAGAAGTCACAATACGGTCTACTGATTTTGGACGGCTCATACAGCTCACCGTCATTATATCATTGCAGACTGTGATTTGAACACCAGTGCGCTTCAACACATGTATAAGTGAAGTAAGATGAGCAGGATTGCAATGTGTAAGCGTAACATTGCCACGCGTTGCTGCAGCTGCGATCATCACGGTCCCAGCAACGATTCGATCCGGTATAATCTCATACGAACAAGGCTTCAATTTCTCAACGCCATTAATCGTAATCGTATCCGTTCCTGCACCAATGATGCTTGCACCCATAGCATTCAGGAAGTGCTGCAGATCTTGTATTTCAGGTTCTCTTGCGGCGTTGCAAATGGTTGTCGTGCCTTTAGCCATAACGGCTGCCATCATGATATTCTCGGTCGCTCCCACACTCGGGAAATCCAAATGAATATCTGTACCCACCAGATTCTTCCCATGACAGATAATCTGTTGGTCCTGCTCTTCAATCAAAGCTCCGAGCGCTTCCAGGCCCCGGAGGTGAAGATCAATTTTGCGTTCTCCAATGGCACAGCCCCCTGGCTGGTACACTGACACTTGCCCAAACTTAGCCAGCAATGGTCCCATCAAAAAAATGGAAGAGCGCATCTGCTTCATTAGATCTTCTGGCACATCATATGACCGGATCGACGAGGTATTAATCGTCACTGTTCCCTGTTCATGCCGACACGTGCATCCAAGCCGTTCCAGGATATACAGCATCACTTCAATGTCCAGCAAGTGTGGAACGTTATGCAGTGTAACTTCTCCATCTGCCAACAAACTTGCGGCCATAATCGGTAAAGCGGCATTTTTTGCTCCATGGATGCGTATGGATCCTGAGAGGGGTTTCCCGCCTTCAATCACCAATTTGTCCAATGTATCACCTCCGGGGTTTACCGCTCACCCACTACGAAGACTTCCGGTACCAGGTTAATACCGTTTTGAGATGATATAGTGCTCTGAATCTGCTGCATTAGGGTGATAACGTCCTCTGCTGTTGCTTGCCCTGTATTGACAATGAAATTGGCATGCATGGTGGATACCTGTGCGCCTCCCAGAGTCAACCCTTTCAGCCCTGCTGCTTCAATCAGACGGGCTGCATGATCACCCGGGGGATTTCGGAATACACTGCCTGCACATGCCATCTGCAGTGGCTGTGTGCGGCGTCGGCGATCTTTGTAAGCCGCCATGGCTTCCGAAATGACTTTGCGCTCTCCCTGCTGAAGTTCAAATGAAGCTTCCAGCACGATGCCTCTCCGATCATGCAGAACAGAGTGGCGGTAGGCAAAATCCATGTCCTCCTTGCTGTAACGTACCAATTCTCCTGTCTCCAGTACAATCTCAGCGAATTTGAATATCCGTGACACATCCGATCCATGGGCACCCGCGTTCATGTATACGGCTCCACCGACAGTTCCGGGGATACCGCTGCCGAATTCCAGACCGGTCCATTCCTTTTTCGCAGCAACCACACTGAGTTTAACAAAAGAATGCGCCGCTCCAGCGGTTACGCCGCCTTCGTGAAACTCGGCATAATCAAAGCCTTCGCCTGGTTTCACAACAACACCACGTATTCCTTTGTCTGACACCAGCATGTTTGAACCCCGTCCAAGTTGCATCCACGGCATCTGATGCTTGTGAAGCAATTGAATGAGATGTATCATCTGCTCTTTATTCTCCGGAATGACCAGTGCATCCGCAGGACCGCCGATCTTCCATGTGGTGTATTTGGCTAGCGATTCGTTTTCAAGAACTCTGCCAACATTATGCTGGGACAGTATCGATATCCACTGGTGCATGTGTGCATCCTCCTTTGCTTCAAAGCCGATGAACATGGTATGTTCTGTTGCTACAGACCGTGTTCTAGCGCCATGGAACGATGGTCACGATTTATACGGTATCTTATGTCAGTCCCGTCTTGTGTGTGACAATCGCCCACAAACGCACTCTATCGACGTGCAGCAAGACGCTGAATTTCAC from Paenibacillus sp. FSL R5-0341 harbors:
- a CDS encoding DivIVA domain-containing protein, whose translation is MPLTPLDIHNKEFSRRLRGYDEDEVNEFLDQVIKDYEGVIRENKELSNQLLSVQEKLDHFATIEETLSKTIIIAQEAADDVKNNAKKEAQLIVKEAEKNADRIVNESLGKSRKIALEVEELKKQASIYRARFRTLVEAQLELLTQDGWEVLESREQEVRDREREMKEIY
- a CDS encoding YlmH/Sll1252 family protein, which produces MSGEIYEHFSHDERDFVDKASDWVERAGKYHDMKLTDFLDPRQVFILQTLANRRNDVQIRLDGGYEAAERKRALVAPDYMYLDDEDMGMQVLSITSDNQKISELEHGDYMGSLLGLGMKRGKIGDIQVLEDGCHTVVAAETGAFLSLQLNQVHRLHVFTELLPLDQMRWSESKLETMDITVASLRLDGICADVYRLSRSKVLVPIKAGRCRVNWKVEEDPSKSLKAGDVVSIQGFGRFKVMEQDGMTKKGRCRVKIGKFA
- a CDS encoding YggT family protein codes for the protein MESVLYTLYQIYFYMVIVYILMSWLPNARESFIGEWIGKFVEPYLRPFRRFIPPLFGVLDISPIVALIVLQLALNGLISILRYFVY
- a CDS encoding cell division protein SepF; amino-acid sequence: MGVMNKFMNFLGLQEEEEIVERERMAAQEENEPEQQEAETSSLDKRRNQRGNNVVSIHSQKNVKVVLYEPRSYDEAQEIADHLRSHRTVVVNLQRIRQDQALRVIDFLSGTVYALGGGISKIGGNIFLCTPDTVEIQGSITEILADSEQDYNRMR
- a CDS encoding YggS family pyridoxal phosphate-dependent enzyme; amino-acid sequence: MSLEERIQQVNHKIEDACRRSNRQRDDVNVIAVTKYVSLETTGSVLEHGLEHIGENRWQDAQAKWEAFGQQGTWHFIGHLQTNKVKDVIGKFRYIHSLDRLSLAKELDKKAASLGIQVETFLQVNISGEESKYGLQPEQASSFLRDIRSFNNLKVVGLMTMAPHEENPELTRPVFRGLRELRDQLNGQALTAEPLTELSMGMSNDFEVAIEEGATWVRLGSILVGKEEGSRWA
- the pgeF gene encoding peptidoglycan editing factor PgeF, coding for MEPFVLNKELLERTENPNSDFGSDPLLLYVEPWRQQFEMLTVGFTTRHGGVGNSPYATLNCAYHVGDDPEVVLNNRRLVTEKIGFAAEAWTCGEQVHGKHVAVITAEDRSRGLLDRHSALQDTDGLVSNVPGVLLTSFYADCVPLYFYDPVQQAVGLAHAGWKGTVAGIAVSMVETMEREYGSRRQDIRAAIGPSIGDCCYEVDEAVMQHVRVWFEDSPVNDKYEDSASKQAYRPVNNGKTMLNLKECNRHIMMKAGIMPDHIECTTWCTSCHPELFFSYRKENGITGRMASWIGLEER
- a CDS encoding YlmC/YmxH family sporulation protein codes for the protein MKVNTSEVAARGMKISDFQTKDVINITDGKRLGQISDLELDLKQGRIEAIVVPGYSRFMGLFGGGTDLVIPWRNIVKIGSDVILVKMDEVKENTYDERDREARLYDEQQHNRTERVERLERSERNQRRTI
- the sigG gene encoding RNA polymerase sporulation sigma factor SigG; translation: MTRNKVEICGVDTAKLPVLTNTEMRELFHSLQQHHDRSAREKLVNGNLRLVLSVIQRFNNRGEFVDDLFQVGCIGLMKAIDNFDLSQNVKFSTYAVPMIIGEIRRYLRDNNPIRVSRSLRDIAYKALQVRDSLTNKNSREPTIFEIAEVLNVPKEDVVFALDAIQDPVSLFEPIYHDGGDPIYVMDQISDDRNKDVSWIEEIALREAMHRLGQREKMILSMRFFEGKTQMEVADEIGISQAQVSRLEKSAIQQMQKHVKS
- the sigE gene encoding RNA polymerase sporulation sigma factor SigE is translated as MLVKWKLVAQLQYYRLLFLLGLKSEEIYYIGGSEALPPPLTREEEEFLLQKLSSGDSAIRAMLIERNLRLVVYIARKFENTGINIEDLVSIGAIGLIKAVNTFDPEKKIKLATYASRCIENEILMYLRRNSKIRTEVSFDEPLNIDWDGNELLLSDVLGTENDTIYRNIEEQVDRKLLHKALEKLTERERMIMELRFGLTDGEEKTQKDVADLLGISQSYISRLEKRIIKRLRKEFNKMV